A single window of Montipora capricornis isolate CH-2021 chromosome 14, ASM3666992v2, whole genome shotgun sequence DNA harbors:
- the LOC138031980 gene encoding uncharacterized protein, with the protein MKRGKVVKSEGISLPDYKTIQGLTDGDSYKYLGILEADRINHEEMKETVTKEYKRRVRKILETKLNGGNLVKAINTWAIPLLRYSAAFLDWRKSELQDLDRKTRKLFTIHNGLHPKSNVDRIYIPREEGGRGLISVEDCIESATLGLERYISDSDERLIKAARKISGGHNNEAEVEYKIRKKNERKEQRREKVMHGQFVRQTEEILWNESWLWLKKGSVKRETESLIMAAQEQALATNLMKARIYQTQEDSKCRMCRKGDEGINHIVSDCPKLAQKEYKKTHDWVGKNIHWEVCKEEGFIVNEK; encoded by the coding sequence ATGAAGAGAGGAAAAGTTGTTAAATCAGAAGGTATAAGTTTACCGGACTACAAAACCATACAAGGGCTGACAGACGGTGATAGTTACAAGTATCTGGGCATATTAGAAGCTGACAGGATTAACCATGAGGAGATGAAAGAAACAGTAACCAAAGAATATAAAAGGAGGGTACGGAAAATTTTAGAAACGAAACTTAATGGGGGTAACCTTGTCAAAGCTATTAACACGTGGGCTATTCCTCTCCTGAGATATTCTGCTGCATTCCTTGACTGGAGAAAGTCAGAGTTACAAGATCTAGATAGAAAGACCAGAAAACTATTTACCATACATAATGGTCTCCATCCAAAGAGTAATGTCGATCGTATCTACATACCGAGAGAAGAAGGTGGACGAGGACTAATTAGTGTTGAAGACTGTATAGAATCTGCTACCCTGGGGTTGGAGAGATATATCAGCGATAGTGATGAAAGACTGATAAAGGCTGCTAGAAAGATCAGCGGTGGTCATAATAATGAAGCAGAGGTTGAGTAtaagatacgtaagaaaaatgaaagaaaggaacagCGGAGGGAAAAGGTTATGCACGGACAATTTGTACGACAGACGGAAGAAATATTATGGAATGAATCCTGGCTTTGGTTAAAGAAAGGAAGTGTAAAAAGGGAGACTGAGAGTCTTATTATGGCAGCACAAGAACAGGCGCTTGCAACGAATCTGATGAAAGCTAGAATATATCAAACTCAAGAAGACAGTAAATGTCGAATGTGTAGAAAGGGGGATGAAGGCATAAATCATATTGTGAGTGACTGCCCTAAACTAGCACAAAAGGAATATAAAAAGACACATGACTGGGTGGGTAAGAACATCCATTGGGAAGTTTGTAAAGAGGAAGGTTTCATTGTCAATGAAAAGTGA